A DNA window from Onthophagus taurus isolate NC chromosome 1, IU_Otau_3.0, whole genome shotgun sequence contains the following coding sequences:
- the LOC111421105 gene encoding glycine dehydrogenase (decarboxylating), mitochondrial codes for MYKALRKSRNFAQNIKLSKCFCTSVDQQSALFPKKDDFPSRHIGPRDRDIISMLDKVGFKSLDELTNKAVPKKIQLGRLMNMQEPESEYELINRIRFISERNEIWRSYIGMGYHNCCVPHTIMRNIFENPGWTTQYTPYQPEIAQGRLEGLLNYQTMVSELTGLQVANASLLDESTAAAEALSLCYRHNKRRKMLISDKLHPQTISVVETRLSSLELQVEVCDVLNADFSNRDIAGVLFQYPDTDGTIYDFSKVAENAHNNGTLVCCATDLLALTLLRPPSEFGVDIAVGTSQRFGVPLGYGGPHAGFFACIQSLVRLMPGRMIGVTRDAAGRDAYRLALQTREQHIRRDKATSNICTAQALLANMSAMFAVYHGPQGLKDIGSKVHNSTLVLYHGLKQDSNKIRNDLFFDTIKVDPKEDISLIRKRAEEKQINFRYFDDGSIGIALDETVTPNDINDIFYVFGSSKTFEEVLKTPEITKNSITKSSFNRTSPYLTHQVFNSHHSETRIVRYMKTLENKDISLVHSMIPLGSCTMKLNSTTEMMPCSLRHFTELHPFAPLEQTKGYHQMFAELEKDLCEITGYDKISFQPNSGAQGEYAGLRAIQCYHEAQGNPDRDVCLIPISAHGTNPASAQMAGMRVEAVKVKMDGSIDVADLKEKAEKFQNRLSCLMITYPSTNGVFEETVADVCKIIHENGGQVYLDGANMNAQVGLCRPGDYGSDVSHLNLHKTFCIPHGGGGPGMGPIGVKSHLAPFLPGHPVVNPLGDGSKNYSVVSAAPYGSSAILPISWAYIKMMGAKGLRKATQVAILNANYMSKILEPYYHTLFKSPTSNLVAHEFIIDIREFKKSANVEAADIAKRLMDYGFHAPTMSFPVAGTLMIEPTESEDKQELDRFCEALICIRDEIKAIEDGDLDPRVNPLKMAPHTQEQVISSDWERPYSREQAAFPAAFVRPETKIWPTVARIDDIYGDKHLVCTCPPILPEYNY; via the exons aTGTATAAAGCATTAAGAAAGAGTCGCAATTTTgcgcaaaatataaaattaagcAAGTGCTTTTGCACAAGTGTCGATCAACAAAGTGCTCTTTTTCCCAAAAAGGATGATTTTCCATCAAGACACATCGGTCCTCGTGATCGAGATATTATCAGTATGTTGGATAAAGTGGGATTTaag agtttggacgaattaacaaacaaagccgttccaaaaaaaatccaattaGGAAGATTAATGAATATGCAAGAACCAgaaa gCGAGTATGAACTTATAAATAGAATACGGTTTATTTCCGAAAGAAACGAAATTTGGAGGTCATACATAGGAATGGGATACCATAACTGTTGCGTTCCTCATACAATCATGaggaatatttttgaaaatcctgGTTGGACCACACAATACACTCCTTATCAGCCTGAAATTGCTCAAGGACGATTAGAGGGACTTCTAAATTATCAAACTATGGTTTCTGAATTGACTGGTCTTCAAGTAGCAAACGCCTCTTTACTAGATGAAAGTACAGCAGCCGCTGAAGCTTTGTCTTTATGTTATCGacataataaaagaagaaaaatgttaatatccGATAAATTACACCCTCAAACGATTTCTGTTGTTGAAACAAGATTATCTTCTCTTGAACTCCAAGTAGAAGTCTGTGATGTTTTAAATGCGGATTTCTCAAATCGGGATATTGCTGGGGTTCTTTTTCAATATCCAGATACAGATGGAACAATTTATGATTTTAGTAAAGTTGCGGAAAACGCGCATAATAATGGGACGTTGGTTTGTTGCGCCACCGATTTATTGGCTTTAACTTTATTAAGACCACCATCTGAGTTTGGGGTTGATATAGCTGTTGGGACATCACAAAGATTTGGTGTTCCTTTGGGTTATGGTGGACCCCACGCTGGGTTCTTCGCTTGTATTCAATCGTTGGTGAGGTTAATGCCTGGGAGGATGATTGGAGTTACTAGGGATGCTGCTGGGAGAGACGCTTATAGGCTGGCTTTACAAACCAGGGAGCAACATATTCGAAGAGATAAAGCTACTAGTAATATTTGCACCGCTCAAGCTTTATTAGCTAATATGTCAGCTATGTTCGCTGTGTATCATGGCCCACAAGGATTAAAGGATATTGGAAGTAAGGTTCATAATTCTACATTGGTGTTGTATCATGGACTGAAACAAGATTCGAATAAAAtcagaaatgatttattttttgatacaataaaAGTAGATCCAAAAGAAGATATTTCATTAATTCGTAAACGAGCTGAagagaaacaaattaatttccGGTACTTTGATGATGGGTCGATTGGGATTGCTTTAGATGAAACTGTTACCCCTAATGATATAAACGAtatcttttatgtttttggGTCATCAAAAACGTTTGAAGAAGTCTTAAAAACTCCagaaattactaaaaattcgattactaaaagttcttttaacAGAACATCTCCGTATTTAACCCATCAAGTATTTAACAGCCATCATTCGGAAACAAGAATCGTTAGATATATGAAaactttagaaaataaagatatttcttTAGTCCATTCCATGATACCATTGGGATCTTGCACCATGAAATTGAACTCTACCACTGAAATGATGCCTTGCTCATTGAGGCATTTCACCGAATTACATCCATTCGCACCTCTTGAACAAACGAAAGGTTATCACCAAATGTTTGCGGAGCTTGAAAAAGATTTATGTGAGATTACAGGGTATGATAAAATTAGTTTCCAACCTAACAGTGGTGCTCAAGGAGAATACGCAGGGCTTCGCGCCATACAATGTTATCACGAAGCGCAAGGAAATCCAGATAGAGATGTTTGCTTAATACCTATTAGTGCGCATGGTACTAATCCGGCGAGTGCTCAAATGGCTGGAATGCGTGTGGAAGCGGTTAAAGTAAAAATGGATGGATCAATTGATGTTGCCGATTTAAAAGAGAAAGCagaaaaattccaaaatcGTTTATCTTGCTTAATGATAACATACCCATCAACTAACGGAGTTTTTGAAGAAACAGTTGCAGATGTCTGCAAAATTATTCATGAAAACGGCGGTCAAGTTTATTTAGATGGTGCTAACATGAATGCTCAAGTTGGATTATGCAGACCTGGTGATTACGGAAGCGATGTAtctcatttaaatttacataaaacgTTTTGTATTCCTCATGGTGGTGGTGGTCCAGGAATGGGTCCTATTGGTGTTAAATCCCATTTAGCCCCATTCTTACCTGGTCATCCCGTTGTAAATCCTTTAGGTGATGGTTCAAAAAATTACAGCGTTGTTAGTGCAGCTCCTTATGGTTCATCAGCAATTCTCCCGATATCATGGGCTTACATTAAAATGATGGGAGCTAAAGGATTAAGAAAAGCAACTCAAGTAGCGATTTTAAACGCTAATTatatgtcgaaaattttagaaCCTTACTATCACACATTGTTTAAAAGCCCCACTTCAAATTTAGTAGCTCACGAGTTTATCATCGATATTAgagagtttaaaaaatccgcTAATGTTGAAGCTGCTGATATAGCAAAGAGATTAATGGATTACGGTTTTCATGCACCAACGATGTCTTTCCCCGTGGCGGGAACCTTAATGATTGAACCAACAGAATCGGAAGATAAACAAGAATTAGATAGATTCTGCGAAGCTTTGATTTGTATTAGAGATGAAATTAAAGCGATTGAAGATGGGGATTTGGATCCGAGAGTTAATCCATTAAAAATGGCCCCACATACTCAAGAGCAAGTTATAAGTAGTGATTGGGAAAGACCTTACAGTAGGGAACAAGCAGCTTTTCCAGCTGCTTTTGTAAGACCGGAAACAAAAATTTGGCCAACCGTTGCAAGAATCGATGATATTTACGGAGATAAACATCTTGTTTGTACTTGCCCGCCAATTTTACCCGAATATAATTATTAG